A genomic segment from Montipora foliosa isolate CH-2021 chromosome 9, ASM3666993v2, whole genome shotgun sequence encodes:
- the LOC137971635 gene encoding uncharacterized protein, with the protein MEKTNVRRPRVESDGEEDENGDEDGDGEDSVPEKTDKKAKKAGRKAKWSQSLLDDTIDIIISSDYLKKKLIFTNVKTQKNGQIYAEVLAELKKRCKSRNESVSFTVPQLRSKFKKLVAECKRVALTTKTSTGVKRFQDDKGYSNWFNQLFEVVKTRDSCRPELALELSASREEVTHSTEDEGNNEASQHCVGKQFVPVKSAPTKKLKKEDPLVEAIHLMRSAIQNDPTKQLIQFLKSDIEKSREHEVKLFQLLLTHSNPNPQTQYGFASHHQGGYVSPSGINQGLSMPASNFAPQCDYTLWEGNYRSFQPISLPPMAPSPSLSTVTQEDLP; encoded by the exons ATGGAGAAGACAAACGTGAGGAGGCCACGAGTTG AGAGTGATGGCGAAGAAGATGAAAATGGGGATGAGGATGGAGATGGGGAGGACTCTGTTCCtgagaaaactgacaaaaaggcaaagaaagcagGCAGAAAAGCAAAATGGTCTCAGTCCCTGTTAGATGATACTATAGATATCATAATAAGTAGTgattatttaaagaaaaaacttATATTCACCAATGTTAAAACTCAGAAAAATGGACAGATTTATGCCGAGGTACTTGCTGAACTTAAGAAGAGATGCAAGTCTAGGAATGAAAGTGTTTCCTTTACTGTACCCCAACTTagatcaaaatttaaaaagcttgTTGCAGAATGTAAGCGTGTAGCTTTGACCACCAAAACTTCCACTGGGGTGAAACGATTCCAAGATGACAAGGGTTACAGTAACTGGTTCAATCAGTTGTTTGAAGTTGTCAAAACACGTGACTCTTGCAGACCAGAACTGGCTCTAGAGTTATCAGCATCAAGAGAGGAGGTAACTCATTCAACAGAGGATGAGGGCAATAATGAAGCTTCTCAACACTGTGTTGGTAAGCAGTTTGTGCCTGTGAAATCAGCTCCAAccaagaaactgaaaaaagaaGACCCATTGGTTGAAGCTATTCACTTAATGAGGAGTGCAATTCAAAATGACCCCACAAAACAGCTCATCCAATTCTTAAAATCAGATATTGAGAAATCAAGAGAGCATGAGGTCAAACTTTTCCAATTGCTTTTAACACATTCCAACCCTAACCCACAGACACAGTATGGATTTGCTAGTCATCATCAAGGGGGTTATGTTTCCCCAAGTGGCATTAACCAAGGTCTTTCTATGCCTGCCTCAAATTTTGCTCCTCAGTGTGATTACACCTTGTGGGAGGGAAACTACAGGTCATTTCAACCAATATCACTACCCCCCATGGCACCTTCTCCCTCTTTGTCCACAGTAACCCAAGAGGATCTCCCATAA
- the LOC137971636 gene encoding uncharacterized protein translates to MVPRVAFWEGRHNCVNKPDIAQLKFHPDTHLDYVSDMPFRCPVFRCPLLIWVHKNLTFFSFPTDPKLKQKWVAALKARTMDYKWQSNHGVCSAHFPGGCRYGTNNIPAVFSRKDKRTGQIVSPVDISYLLNEEATEATVSSSNKTENADVVCSSCEQVESEASDQQSEDTRKENVAKNDSHSEELSQEKACDCQIEIDELRKRIKDLEERREVEKFGVRRFMASDSDIRFYKGLPDYATFVALYNFVKPKPGFRLNHYNGYTNAP, encoded by the coding sequence ATGGTGCCACGCGTAGCCTTCTGGGAAGGTCGACATAATTGTGTAAACAAACCGGACATCGCGCAGCTCAAGTTTCACCCAGACACACATCTCGATTACGTTTCTGACATGCCGTTTAGGTGCCCTGTTTTTCGCTGTCCTCTTTTAATTTGGGTACACAAGAATCTTACATTTTTCAGCTTTCCAACAGACCCAAAACTTAAGCAGAAATGGGTCGCTGCActaaaagcgagaacaatggaTTACAAATGGCAGTCAAACCATGGTGTCTGCAGTGCACATTTCCCTGGAGGGTGCAGATACGGGACGAACAATATCCCGGCCGTATTTTCTCGGAAGGACAAAAGAACTGGTCAGATTGTGTCGCCAGTAGATATCTCTTACCTGCTGAATGAAGAAGCTACAGAGGCTACGGTGTCATCAAGTAACAAGACGGAAAATGCAGACGTGGTGTGCTCAAGTTGCGAACAAGTCGAGAGTGAAGCAAGCGATCAGCAGTCAGAGGatacaagaaaagaaaacgtaGCTAAGAACGACAGTCATAGCGAAGAATTATCCCAGGAAAAAGCCTGTGATTGTCAAATAGAGATAGATGAGCTAAGGAAACGAATAAAGGATCTAGAAGAACGTCGAGAGGTAGAAAAATTTGGTGTGCGAAGGTTTATGGCAAGTGACTCTGACATTAGATTTTACAAGGGACTTCCTGATTATGCAACTTTTGTTGCTTTGTATAATTTTGTTAAACCAAAACCAGGATTTAGACTCAACCACTATAATGGCTATACCAATGCTCCTTAA